gtgagctctgaggttgttcattgatggtatatgcttctgttgaagtcatcagtctgcgttatttccttgtgaagaactacactacccataatcctaaagaaagatccaccaatcagagagtcacATTCAAAAGAGATCcgtagctccgcccactcccataatgcactgtgaatgatgcagtcgaGTCGCTCTCTCTAAACTCTCAAACCATTGAGTATTgtgcaatataaataaaacatattgttcTAGACTTATAATCGACAACTTTAAATcaactttaaaatatattaacattgtttttaattgcgtcattcgcaatgcttcatgggattgtagttcattccctctttaaagatgttaagtacacagtcttgtatctgtTTTTGTCcgatgttcaaatacttttttgcttcaaatcaaagtttgtaatgatgtgattcacctcagagcttgttggtttggttcatggtgcacaactctttAAAGAAGGATTTTatagacggctgaaaaagtggtcgGCACTGTTGCGCTCCGTTGAAAGCTATAAAATGTCCCGTCACTTGttgcagctggttaggacaaaaactccgATTTACATGTACGAGATTGCTCTTATCGCTTGTCACTTTATTGTGTTGCATCTGGTAAGAACATTGTGTTAGCTAGTAAaactattcatttttatctacACCAACACCTAGTTCACAATTCTGTCAttaatgcatgactttctttcttgcattgaacacaaaatagttatctagcagaatgtccaagctgctctgtcCTTGGTCACCATGCACTTTAACTGTAAGGAAAAGAacgacaatgaaagtgaatggtgactgaatcaATCTCATTTTGTGCTCCCAGCAAGAAAGCCTTGTgtatttgtaacaacatgagggtgagtaattgatgacactattttcatttttgtgtgacctatccctttaaaggcatgTTTACTGTAGATGCTGAtgcttttttcatgtttttttttaatggtacataaatacattttccaaaaatgttgaCATCTTTAAAATTACCTCACAGAATATCAAAAATATGCTCTTTGAAGGTTTTCTTAACAAAAACATATAATATGTTTACAAACGTATATTTCTATATTGCCACTCTACACAGTGTTTGTAGAGTTTCTATTGGCAGCAGTCCTCCGTTGAACAGGTCAGTACATGAATCAATGTTTTACATGTTATCTAATTCAGTATTTAGAATTATTATTTCACCTGGATAGCAACAACATTATATGACAGACTGAAGTGCCGGTCAAACATCGTTCCTAAAGGATCAAAATGTATAATCCTATATGAAAGATTTATTTGTTGTCCCAGTGAAACAGCTGTGAGAGAATAATACTAtgatttcttctgcattagaaagCCACTTTCTGCAATGATTTCCTCTGTGAGTTGTGGCTGTCGGGGGCTTGTGGCTGTTAATGATGCGAGCGGTTCGATGGGTTTCTGTCAGATACTATGACGAACTCAAGACGACTGTACCACAGACCTGCAGGGAAACAAGAGAAACACATTCAGCTGAATACATCAATCATGCACATGAACAACTGCGACATACTGAGATGTAAACGCACTCCTTATATTCCATTATATGTGGATCATGGTTTAAATAAGTGATGATGTCAGCTGTGTGACAGCAGATAAACTGAGTGAACATGAACGTTCATGTTACATGATCCTTTGACAGGTCTGAAATCATATATGGTgactatatttcacatgcaaaCAATTCACAAATGAGATGCTGGCATGTAGGATGAAACTTTGGAGGaatattgatttatttactcCCACAGCGTAAAACTGTGCATGACAATCTCTGTTAAACTTGTGATTCACTCCAGATAAGAGGAACATTACTGTAAAATAACTCGAGTGCGTTCAGTTTACATCACTTCTTTCAGTTGCTGACAGTAGAACATGATTAAACGCTGTTCTTTCTTTCATTGTATCAGTTTTGTAAAtgatgtatttcctactgaaacaggacgTTGGGGTGGGACATACTGAAGGGCTTGTCacttaaaatactgtaaataaccattagcctttagtttacatcacagctgtAGTTTTATTACTCCTGATATTCAAACTGCTgcaaaacaacaataaaacaatgtAATCAGCATTTGTTTCATTTCGCTAATAAACTGTACCAAGTATTTTAATTTCCCACAATGGTACACCTGTTTCTCTCAAAccctctctctcccacactctctctctctctctctctcccactctctctctccctctctctctctctctcacccactctctctctctctctctctcccactttctccctctcccactctctctcacccactctttctctctctctctccctcacactctctctctctctctctctctcccactctctctcacccactctttctctctctctctctctctctctctctctctctctctctcccactttctccctctctctctcacccactctttctctctctctctctccctctctctctctctctcactctttctctctctctctctctctctctctctctctctctctctctctcccactctctctcacccactcttctctctctctctcccactctctctctctctctctcccactctctctctctctcccactttctccctctctctctctctctctctctctctctctctctctcccctctctctctctctctctctctctctctctctctctctctctctctctctctctctctccccctctctctctctctttctctctttctctctctcccactctctctctctctctctctctctctccatttcagGGTCCGAgattaacacccgccaaatgcgggtaaGTTGTCTAATTGACAGTGACTTCTGCAATACTCTGACATATTTCCTGCACTGCTATTCTGTGGCGCCACAACCTCGCTACTGAATCTAAAGTGCAACCAGCActgtccgattcccgaacaaatgactcttatgagctggctcttttcagtgaatcaaaaacacttgtGCATGTGGTGcatgaattaattaaaaataaaccaagaactgttaatCTTTTATTTGCACTTAAGACTCATGAgacttcaaataaataataaaataaattatttaaaaatcttacgagacttaaaataaaatattcatgagacttaaaataaataataaaaaactcatgagatttaaaataaataaaaaacttatgagactaaaataaataataaattaaattatagaaAAAACTTACgagacttaaaataaaatattcacgagacttaaaataaacaataaaataatttatataaaaacacaaaataaaattataaaacgtattgcttaaaattatataaaaaagctCAAGAGacttaaataaatcaaattaattatataaaacatttagagacttaaaataaatacaaataaataataaaaactcacaagtcttaaataataaaatacattatatataaaaacTCATGAGACTTAAATGCGTTACTGACCGGTTGGCCATATGACAACATGaggtttaaaatacacattgAGTTTTgtagtaataattaaaaaaaaagtctaaatggACATCCAGGTAATTAAATAGTTCCATTAATAATATCTTTATTTACTATAGGCTACTTTATAATATACTTTATCTACTTTAAAAAGCACTTTACTTTTAAACTTGCTTACAATACTGTTTATTTgtctctcatgtctgtcaaacctACTTgtgaaatgcaaataaaaacattagCCAGCGAGTAATCTGACAGGCTGATGCGACTGTTTTACCAGCCAGTCAAGTCACTTTccttgtctgcactggtctcagaacagttcgaaatgcacctcaTTTTCCTAATAAcattgtggtaatcagtattatgacgcaaatgctgtcgattgaatattaacttgtactgaacccggaatattccttgaacataattctattaaatatattaggggagtgagggaatatagttaatttttgttaCCACTACGGCACAGCAGTtactaaatatttatattatttacagtagtatttatagtttctaaatgtgtttagtttACTGTTTTTCATAACAGAAACAGAAACCAAATTCTGTTTTCCAACAAGAGATTAATTTAAAGcattaagagcctgatgaaaggaatctgttgAGTTCCAGATCAGTCGCAGAATATTTTTATATAGCTCTATATAAACGGTTAACGTTTTACAGATGTCACTGTTGTTAAAATCAGTTACTGCATTTAAACTCAAACTCAACGCTTTACTGTCAAATGTACATTTCAATGGGACAAAAATGTCTCTcatatgttagtctggagccctggatgTGTAAATGTGTTATATATTCATCAGAAAGTCGCTGAAGTtcagaacgagtcatttttgcagattagtttcaacaaatgctGTTTTTAGACTGGAGAGGaagatttgagttctgaaagtctctgtatgtttttatagtacaatgatctAAAAAACATCCAAGAGAAATGTGATTCCTCTTCATATGAGCCATTTAAAGGCTGTAAAACTGATTTCCACTTTCAGTGTTCTGATGAGTTACTTACCTTTCAACATCTCCAGTGATGTGAAGCACATTCTCTTCTGATCTCCGTGTTTTGGTGGTTCTCTTGTTTCTTCAGCTGGAGAGGCCGGAGCTCTTCAAATAAAAGGAAACTAGAAAGAGAACATTTAAATGGTTCATTTAGACTCAGTCTACATCAAACGGTTGTGGTGGTGGACTTGTGGCGTAAAATGGTTTTGTGTGGTTTTTGCGAGGGGAACCCGAGGCTGCCGTCGTCCACGAGGACTTGAGTGGGCAGCGAGGACGGGCACTGATGTACGGGACTTAGCTTGCCGTCAATCAGTTCCGTGTGTAAGTGCAGATCCGTGTCATTCACGTCACACTGCAGGTTGCAGTCCGGACAGTAGCCGAGATACTGGACCTTCTCGCTGAATCGCACACGCTCCCTCGTGGTCTGTGGACAGCGGCTCTTCTCGTGTTTCAGCAGAGGTGCGGAGGGCGCCAGCACACTTTTCACCCCACAACACGACTCTGTGCTGGACACGTCGATGGGTCTCACGGGGAAAACTCTGTTCCGCATCACTGTCCCGTTAGCCACGGGCAGTGTCCCTGACGACAGGCCATCGCTGTGTTCCTCGGCTCTGCTCGGGGTCATTCGGGGAGGTGGCAGGGGTGGGTGAGGTCTCTTCAGGACGGTGAGGACCGCCGGTGGGACTGCTGCTGGTCTGAAGAGCATCTCCTCGGGGTAGATCTTGATTTTGTCGATGCTGGACACGGTGGTGGTCGTGGTGCTGCTCGAGCTGCTGTTCAGCGTGTCTGTCTTTGAGCTGTCTGTCATCTCCTCCTCCAGATGAAGATCTGATGTGAGACAGTCGATCTCATTCaccacctgagagagagagacagagagagagacatcacACAGCGAGACACTCAGAATTCACGGGTcgctgacaaataaggttgtctgaggtgataaaaatgaaaaatcttgtaaaaaaaatctagtttaaaacatatttcatgtttgtagaaatgtaatctttgtcgatttcacacatttttgaaaatcatTGATAGTCTTATCTACAAAAAAAGGATTTaatgaaatgaatggattagactacaaatacagaaatattaagtgttcaggaacACCACAatcctttacacacacacacaaactcacacaatgcacacacaacacacatacacaacacacacacataaacacacacacacaacacacacacttgtgatgttggtacagctatcattatgaggactctccatagacataatgatttttatactgtatgaactatagattctatcccctaaccctaaccctacccctaaacacacactcacacacacacacacacacacacacacacacacacacacacatgttggtgcagctatcattatgaggactctccatagacataatgatttttatactgtataaactatagattctatcccctaaccctacccctaaacacacacacacacacacacacacacacacacacacacacacacatatacacacacacacacacacacacatgttggtgcagctatcattatgagaactctccatagacataatgatttttataccgtatgaactatagattctatcccctaaccctaaccctacccctaaacacacacacacacacacacacacacacatacatgttggtgcagctatcattatgaggactctccatagacataatgatttttatactgtatgaactatagattctatcccctaaccctacccctaaacacacacacacacacacacacatgttggtttaactatcattataaggactctccatagacataatgatttttataccgtatgaactatagattctatcccctaaccctaaccctacccctaaacacacacacacacacacacacacacacacacacacacacacacatgttggtgcagctatcattatgaggactctccatagacataatgatttttatactgtatgaactatagattctatcccctaaccctacccctaaacctaacccacacacacacacacacacacacacacacacacacacacacacacacacacatatgttggtgcagctatcattatgaggactctccatagacataatgatttttatactgtataaactatagattctatcccctaaccctacccctaaacacacacacacacacacacacacacacacacacacacacacacacacacatatacacacacacacacacacacacatgttggtgcagctatcattatgagaactctccatagacataatgatttttataccgtatgaactatagattctatcccctaaccctaaccctacccctaaacacacacacacacacacacacacacacatacatgttggtgcagctatcattatgaggactctccatagacataatgatttttatactgtatgaactatagattctatcccctaaccctacccctaaacacacacacacacacacacacatgttggtttaactatcattataaggactctccatagacataatgatttttataccgtatgaactatagattctatcccctaaccctaaccctacccctaaacacacacacacacacacacacacacacacacacacacacacatgttggtgcagctatcattatgaggactctccatagacataatgatttttatactgtatgaactatagattctatcccctaaccctacccctaaacctaacccacacacacacacacacacacacacacacacacacacacacacacacacacatatgttggtgcagctatcattatgaggactctccatagacataatgatttttatactgtacaaactatagattctatcccctaaccctacccctaaacacacacacacacacacacacacacatacatgttggtgcagctatcattatgaggactctccatagacataatgatttttatactgtatgaactatagattctatcccctaaccctaaccctacccctaaacacacacacacacacacacacacacacacacacacacatgttggtgcagctatcattatgaggaatctccatagacataatgatttttatactgtatgaactatagattctatcccctaaccctaaccctacccctaaacctaaccctcacaaaaaactttctgcatttttacattttcaataaaacataatttagtatgccatttcccttgtgaggaccgctggctggtccccacaatgtaggttaaacctgtacacacacacacacacacacacacacacacacacacataatttgcGTTAAGCAcctttgtgcatcatctttccatatacactctttgaggaatatttcaagatctgatcatattatgttttgtttggactcgtttgaatcgggatagtctgctgttagttatgatatgtcattgtctatgttatatatatgtttcagcaagtaataaggaaaaatgtgacaaagagacacttctgtttattatatttatgtttgaTCTCGGAGTGAAACAAATTcactcattgcattctactaattgagatcTTTTTAAGGATATCTAACACATGACTATCTCATCTGAATATAATTGCTGTGATAACaaaattacaaatgatgagaacgaaacagttattatttgtcagtaaattaaaaagcattatttaagaatttgtAGAATCAGATATATGCATTATAGAGTCCAGATTCTACGCTTTAAAATGAcatctattttgttcagatcaatcAAGTGgttattaaataattatgtaattattattattattattttgttttctgcagggagtgccccccactgacCCCATTTATGCTCTGTTCAATGATTCCcatcaataaaaatatacatgttcaaaaaaggagtacaaaacctgtcataattactaaaaagttgattaaaagatctaatgataatatatgcaatatgagagatttataatcAATCTTAATGTGCCGGTCATTTTTGatcgggaacacaaaatgtgttagcactaaacacaagggttaaaaacgtcatgtggtgtaatcatcaagtaaaaggtattaaaatactttctttgcaccttaaattatacacaacttaatcatacatttcaagaacattttcaaacatattttcaaggtaaagaagttttctcagagttacaccacatgacctgaacaaaatgtgcctttttataaaaatgtcaaagtgTCTGATATTcaatgatatgacaaaataatgatattttgatatttgcCGTCCTCTCTGTTGaatgttttttgtcacatgacaacagaatgactGCTTAAATGtttgttacaccacatgactttaatTTGCTGGACAAATGTTTCTCaaatatttatgatattttaaaacaaaattgtttcactgcttattttttaaagacgtattaataaaagattattctgcacttctgacgccaacatttcttttttcatctttatcctgtctccagatggttacaccacaGGACGTGTTTGACttcaagccccagaaaaaatatcaaaatgacttgaactcagaaactgaaaacctgttcatcatagtagaagtgtattcaagtcattgcatttttaatgtatttttaataacttaGAGCATCATACTTTCATTGTATAGGGTTTAGATGAACTGAACGACTGTAACTGCTGTAAATGAATGATGATGGACAGTTtgatctttctctctctgtacaTTCGATACAAAAATTGAGCTATAATGAGAAAATAAATTCATTGAGCTGCAGCAGTCTTCATTTCAAGATATCCAGCATAGGACAAAAAAGAGATCATATTTAATGTGATGATGATTATCGGTGTTCCTCATTGCTCTCGGGATGTGAATCATCATATTAAGGAACAGCAATAAGGAATAATAAGGAACTGTACATAGGTAGTTGACAAATGGATTTTCAACTTCAAAATGTTGGTTAAACTTTATATTTGCTTGAGGGAAAGGgaacatttttagatgctgtttttcactagtttttaaataaactttttttcttcaaCAATTCAGTTGacatggtcctgcagtgtgacaaatacaTTCTAAATGAATATGAGCTCATAAAACTGCATGATTATAATTCGAATACAATTTAAACAATGTTGTTTACAGTCGTTTAGATGGAGTTTAGCAGGATATTTCAAAACATTTCGTTATTTTGACACATTGTTTATCAACAGTTTGGCATATTAGGACTACACAATCATGAGAAAAACATAAATGCCGATTATTCaacttgatattgtaattgcgttTAATTTTGACTAGTAGAA
This sequence is a window from Myxocyprinus asiaticus isolate MX2 ecotype Aquarium Trade chromosome 33, UBuf_Myxa_2, whole genome shotgun sequence. Protein-coding genes within it:
- the LOC127423881 gene encoding protein Largen-like; this translates as MSDGPVNKVRVKRQIRTIVKDLENILGDLKDVAKELKEVVNEIDCLTSDLHLEEEMTDSSKTDTLNSSSSSTTTTTVSSIDKIKIYPEEMLFRPAAVPPAVLTVLKRPHPPLPPPRMTPSRAEEHSDGLSSGTLPVANGTVMRNRVFPVRPIDVSSTESCCGVKSVLAPSAPLLKHEKSRCPQTTRERVRFSEKVQYLGYCPDCNLQCDVNDTDLHLHTELIDGKLSPVHQCPSSLPTQVLVDDGSLGFPSQKPHKTILRHKSTTTTV